The DNA segment TGATCATCGAACTGTATCTGATGATCAAATATGTTCGCCTCGGTCCGAGTAGTTTGCATACCGGGCGTTATTGTTTCGAACAACAGGCCGCGCATTAACACAAGGAGAACAGCATGAATTTAATCCATAAAATCACCTTGACTGTGTTTTTAACTTCGGCCGCCATGACAGCCCAAGCTCAATCGTCCGCTAGTCCGGCACGCTTGGACGATGTCGCCGAACGCGGCCGGCATGTGATGCCGTTCGATCTGGAAAAGACTCAACATGTGTTTGACAAAACCGAGCACGGCGGCATTCAGCAGGTGATCGCCAAGGATGCCGGCGATAGCGCGCAAATCAACTTGATCCGCCAGCACTTGGCCGACATCAGCCAACGCTTCAAGCAAGGTGACTTTTCCAAGCAACGCCGTATTCATGGCGACGACATGCCGGGTTTGGCTGAACTGGCCGGGGCTAACGGTGCCGTGCGTTTTGATTACCGCGAATTGCCCAATGGCGCCGAGATCGAGTATTCGGCTGAGGATGCCGCGCTGGTCGATGCCATTCACCGTTTTTTCAACGCTCAACTTAGCGATCATGCTCGGCATGCCGTCGATGGACAGCCGATGAAATGCGAGCATAAAGCTCAAGAAGGTAATAACAAGCACAAACAGCATCGGCCCATGCCGCAACCCAACGACAGCAAGGAGTAAACCATGTTCGATTATGAAACCATTCGTGTGATTTGGTGGCTGTTCATCGGCGTCGTCGGCATTGCCTTCGCGCTGACCGAAGGCTTTGATTTTGGCGTCAGTACCTTGTTGCCGTTTGTCGGTAAGACCGATGTCGAGCGTAGGGTCATCATCAATACCGTCGGCGTGACCTGGGAAGGCAATCAGGTTTGGCTGATTTTGTTGGGCGGCGCGGTATTCGCGATTTGGCCGGCGGTGTATGCCACGCTGTTTTCCGGTCTTTACGTGGCGATGTTACTGGTGCTGTTTGCCTTGTTTTTCAGGCCGGCGGGATTTGATTACCGCAGCAAGATCGAAGATCCGCGCTGGCGCAACAGTTGGGATTGGTGTCTGTTTTTGGGTGGAACCCTGCCGCCGGTATTACTCGGCGTGTTGGTCGGCAATCTGATTCTGGGCTTGCCGTTTCATCTCGATCAAGACCTGAGGACGTTTTACGACGGTTCGTTTTGGGCCTTGCTGAGCCCGTTCGCTTTGTTATGCGGCGTGGTCGGCTTGGTGTTGACTACCTTTCACGGTGCCTTGTTTCTGAAATGGCGCACCGAAGGCGTAATACACGACCGCGCCACGCTGGCGGTGGAGGTCCTGGGCGTAGTGTTGTTGGTCGGCTTGGCTGCCGCTACTTTATGGGTGTTCATCGGCATAGCTAGGCCGGAAATCACACTGATGGCGGCGACCGATGCGCCATCCAATCCGATGCATAAAACCGTGATTGCGGACGGCGCCGGCTGGTTGCAGCATTTTATGGCATACCCGTGGATGTTGCTGGCGCCGGTGCTGGCTTTTGCCGGATTCGGTATGGCTTGGTTGTTGGGCAAGGGGCGGGGCACGATGTCGGCATTCCTGGCCAGCAGTATCGGCATCGCCGGCGTCGCATTGACGGTCGGCTTTGGTTTGTTTCCGTTTTTGCTGATTTCGTCGACCGATCCGCGTTCCAGCTTGACCTTATGGGATGCCAGTTCCAGTCACTCAACCTTGTTATTGGCCTTCTGGATTACCGTGATATTTTTACCTATCGTTTTGCTGTATACCCGCTGGGTTTACAAAATCATGTGGGGCAGTATCACCGAAGCGGCCGTGATCAAAGATACGCATACATTATATTAAGGAGAAACAGCATGTGGTACTTCGCTTGGATTTTGGGTGTCGGTTTTGCCGCGGCCTTTGGTATCATCAACGCCATGTGGTTGGAGTCGGTCTGCGACATCGATACCCACGGTATCGATCAGTCTTGCGATAGCCTGCGTAAGCCTGACTCTTGATGGGTTTGATCGTACCCCGGATGCCGCATGGCGAACATTCGGGGTTGGTTTTTCTCAGGAACTCACTGCGCCATAGTTGGTTTTACTTCGATTCGGCATTGTTGTCCGTGCTCCATTTTTGCGACGGCAATAGATGCATCCGACAGCTGCCGGATGATGTCGATATTGGTTTTGCAATGGTCGGATAACGGCCCGGTGACAAACGAGCCGCCGGCGCCCAGGCATAAGGGTAACAGTAATTGATCGGCCAGATGCTCGCCCACCGGGGCGCCGGCATCCAGGTAGCGGCGCAGTGAGTCGACGGCTAGATTGGCGACCCGTTCCGCGCTGATGCCGACGGCGCCGTGGCTTTCAATCACCTCGGTGACATTGGAGTAGCGCATTTTGATGATCACGCTGTTACCCGGTCCCAACGATTCCACTTGTTGAATGACGATGCTGTCATCCGGCCATTTCAATCGGCGTAGCAGCTGTTGTTTTTCCCTGACGCTTACATGTCCGGGAATGCCGGCGCTGATGCAGCGGGCGGTGCTTTCCCTCGGTTGGCCGCGTGCTTCCAGCCTCAGTTTATTAAACTGCTCGGGCGGCTTGATGCCTATGGTCCATTCGCCGGCACCGACCGGGTAAAAACCGTAACGTATCAGGCTGCATTCAAATTCGCAGCCGATCAGCCTCAACACCGGTAAAAAGGCGTCCAGGATGAAGTCGTAACTGGGCGCCAGCGGATTGTGGGTGCCGCCGACTAAGGTTAGCCGAGAGGGTTTTCCCGCCAGCAGTAAAGCCGGCAGCACGGTCTGGAATACCAGCGTGCTGCTGCCGGCGCTGCCGACCGCAAAGCGGTAGTCGCCGGCTTTGATTTTACCGGGGAGGAATTCCACCGCTTTCGAACCTATCGTCGCTCCTTTCACATCGGCGTCGCAGATTTCGGCGATGGCCTTGACGCAAGCCAGGTGCTGGCGCATCAGGCCGGGATTTTTGCGTCCGGCTCTGATGTGGCGGATATGCACGCCCTTGCCGAGGCAGGCCGCCAACGACAATGCGGTTCTCAGCACTTGGCCGCCGCCTTCGCCGTGGCTGCCGTCGATTTCGATGATGCCGTTAACCCTTGACACAAACCACCTGCTTTAAGGTATGCATGATTTCCACCAGATCGCTTTGCGCGGCCATCACCTGTTCGATCGGCTTGTAGGCGGCCGGCGTTTCATCGATCACCGATTGATCCTTGCGGCATTCGACGCCGGCGGTAGCGGCGATGTGTTGTTCCAGCGATACCTGTTTTTTCGCCGCCGTTCTGGATAGGATACGTCCGGCGCCATGGCTGCAACTGCAAAAGCTTTCCTCGTTACCCAGGCCTCTAACGATGAACGACTTGGCGCCCATGCTGCCGGGAATGATGCCCCATTCGCCCAGGCCGGCGCGCACCGCGCCCTTGCGGGTGATCAAGACGTTTTTACCGTAATGGTATTCGCGGCTGACATAATTATGGTGGCAATTTACCGCCGCCAGTCGGGACTGAAAGTTCAATTTCAAGCTCTCCGACATCGCATTCAAGACCCGTTGCATCATCAGGTCGCGATTGAGTCTGGCGAAATGCTGCGCCCACTCCACCGCTTCCACATAATCGGCAAAATAGGCCGAACCTTCCGGCAAGTATGCCAGATCACGATCCGGCAATTGGATTTGCCAGCGCTGCATTTCCTTTTGCGCCAGTTCGATGAAATGGCTGCCGATACGGTTACCGACGCCGCGCGAGCCGCTGTGCAGCATTACCCACACCGCATCGCTTTCGTCCAGGCAGACTTCGATGAAATGGTTGCCGGTACCCAGCGTTCCCAAGTGATTAATGTTGTTGGTGTTTTTCAACAACGGATATTTATCGCACAGTCTCGCGAACGGTTCGGCTAGTTCGTTCCAGGTCAGCGTCACGTCGTCCGGCAATTGGCCCCAGGCGCCCTTGTCCCGGCCGCCGCGATTGCGCTGCATTTCGCGGCCGTGCGGCACCGCGCGTTCGATGGCGTGGCGCACATCGCGCAACGAGTCCGGCAATTGTTCGGCGCGGATTTCGGTTTTCACCGCCATCATGCCGCAACCGATGTCGACGCCGACCGCCGCCGGAATGATAGCGTTCAGGGTCGGCACCACACTGCCGATGGTGGCGCCTTTTCCCAGATGCACGTCGGGCATCGCCGCTATCCATTTATGAATGAACGGCAATCTGGACAGGTTGATCAATTGCTGGCGGGCTTCGTCTTCGAATGCGACGCCGCGAGTCCAGGTTTTAATCGGTACGCCGCCGGCGACTTGAGTGACTT comes from the Methylomonas sp. LL1 genome and includes:
- a CDS encoding aspartate carbamoyltransferase, giving the protein MNLIHKITLTVFLTSAAMTAQAQSSASPARLDDVAERGRHVMPFDLEKTQHVFDKTEHGGIQQVIAKDAGDSAQINLIRQHLADISQRFKQGDFSKQRRIHGDDMPGLAELAGANGAVRFDYRELPNGAEIEYSAEDAALVDAIHRFFNAQLSDHARHAVDGQPMKCEHKAQEGNNKHKQHRPMPQPNDSKE
- the cydB gene encoding cytochrome d ubiquinol oxidase subunit II, which translates into the protein MFDYETIRVIWWLFIGVVGIAFALTEGFDFGVSTLLPFVGKTDVERRVIINTVGVTWEGNQVWLILLGGAVFAIWPAVYATLFSGLYVAMLLVLFALFFRPAGFDYRSKIEDPRWRNSWDWCLFLGGTLPPVLLGVLVGNLILGLPFHLDQDLRTFYDGSFWALLSPFALLCGVVGLVLTTFHGALFLKWRTEGVIHDRATLAVEVLGVVLLVGLAAATLWVFIGIARPEITLMAATDAPSNPMHKTVIADGAGWLQHFMAYPWMLLAPVLAFAGFGMAWLLGKGRGTMSAFLASSIGIAGVALTVGFGLFPFLLISSTDPRSSLTLWDASSSHSTLLLAFWITVIFLPIVLLYTRWVYKIMWGSITEAAVIKDTHTLY
- the cydX gene encoding cytochrome bd-I oxidase subunit CydX, which codes for MWYFAWILGVGFAAAFGIINAMWLESVCDIDTHGIDQSCDSLRKPDS
- the rtcA gene encoding RNA 3'-terminal phosphate cyclase, yielding MSRVNGIIEIDGSHGEGGGQVLRTALSLAACLGKGVHIRHIRAGRKNPGLMRQHLACVKAIAEICDADVKGATIGSKAVEFLPGKIKAGDYRFAVGSAGSSTLVFQTVLPALLLAGKPSRLTLVGGTHNPLAPSYDFILDAFLPVLRLIGCEFECSLIRYGFYPVGAGEWTIGIKPPEQFNKLRLEARGQPRESTARCISAGIPGHVSVREKQQLLRRLKWPDDSIVIQQVESLGPGNSVIIKMRYSNVTEVIESHGAVGISAERVANLAVDSLRRYLDAGAPVGEHLADQLLLPLCLGAGGSFVTGPLSDHCKTNIDIIRQLSDASIAVAKMEHGQQCRIEVKPTMAQ
- a CDS encoding RtcB family protein, producing MTQHNYEVTQVAGGVPIKTWTRGVAFEDEARQQLINLSRLPFIHKWIAAMPDVHLGKGATIGSVVPTLNAIIPAAVGVDIGCGMMAVKTEIRAEQLPDSLRDVRHAIERAVPHGREMQRNRGGRDKGAWGQLPDDVTLTWNELAEPFARLCDKYPLLKNTNNINHLGTLGTGNHFIEVCLDESDAVWVMLHSGSRGVGNRIGSHFIELAQKEMQRWQIQLPDRDLAYLPEGSAYFADYVEAVEWAQHFARLNRDLMMQRVLNAMSESLKLNFQSRLAAVNCHHNYVSREYHYGKNVLITRKGAVRAGLGEWGIIPGSMGAKSFIVRGLGNEESFCSCSHGAGRILSRTAAKKQVSLEQHIAATAGVECRKDQSVIDETPAAYKPIEQVMAAQSDLVEIMHTLKQVVCVKG